From Candidatus Omnitrophota bacterium:
ATTGAAGGTCATTCCAAAATTACCATTCAGCTGAACGATAAAGGCCAGGTGGGCGAGGCTTTCTTTCACGTCACCCAATTCCGCGGCTTTGAAAAATTATGCGAGGGCAGGCCGTTTCACGAAATGCCTTCGCTTACCGCCCGCATCTGCGGCATTTGTCCCGTCAGCCATTTGATCGCTTCGGCTAAAGCCTGCGATCAGATTCTCGCCGTCAGGATTCCCGCGCCCGCCTTCAATTTGCGGCGTATTATGAATCTGGCGCAGATCGTGCAGTCTCATGCGCTGAGTTTCTTTCATCTTTCTTCCCCCGATTTGTTGTTTGGCATGGACGCCGATCCCGCCGTGCGCAACATTATCGGCGTAGCCAAGAAATACCCCGAAATCGCCCGCGACGGCATCCGGCTGCGCCAGATCGGGCAGCAAATCATCGAACTGCTTGGCGGCAAGCGCGTCCATCCCGCCTGGATCGTTCCCGGCGGGGTGAACGAACCGCTTTCCGAAGCGAACCGCGACCGCATTCTTTCCATGCTGCCCGATGGGATAGAGATTATTACCCGCACCCTCGATTGGTTCAAAAAATCGATGGAATCGCATCGCGAGGAAATCCGCACTTTCGCCAATTTCCCTTCGCTCTTCATGGCGCTGGTCAAGCCGGACGGTTCTTTGGAGACGTACGACGGCAATCTACAAATCGTAGACGCCGTGGGGAATGTCATTCACAATCAATTCGATCCCTGCAAATACCACGAGATCATTGGCGAAGCCGTCGAGCCGTGGACGTATCTTAAATTCCCCTATTACAAGCCGCAGGGATATCCCAAAGGGATCTACCGCGTCGGACCATTAGCCCGGTTGAACGTTATCAACCACTGCGGAACGCCGCTGGCGGATCAGGAATGGGCCGAATTCCGCGCGATGGAACGCGGGGCCGAGTTGAGTTCGTTCCATTATCATTACGCCCGTTTGATCGAAATCGCGCATGGCTTGCAGCGAATGGAAGAGATTCTCAACGATTCCGCTATCCTCGATAAACATGTGCGCGCTTTCGCGGAGCCGAATAATTTCGAGGGCATCGGCGTTTCGGAAGCGCCGCGCGGAACGCTGATACACCATTACAAAGTGAACGAGCAGGGATTGATCGTTTGGGCTAATATGGTTATCGCTACCGGCCATAACAATTTGGCCATGAATCGGGGCGTTTTACAGGTGGCCAAACATTTCGTGAATAAGGATAAATTAATGGAAGGCGCTCTCAACCGCGTCGAGGCGGTGATCCGCTGCTACGATCCCTGCCTCAGCTGTTCCACGCACGCCGCGGGTCAGATGCCGCTGCATTTGGAACTGATCGACGCCGAGGGGAATCTTCTCGACGAGAAAAAACGGTGAAGGCAAGGCGGAACCTCACCCAGCCCTCTCCAAGAATTGGAGAGGGAGCGTCTTCACGTTGAAATGAAAGATGAAGACAAAGCGGATTCTAATTATCGGCTATGGCAATCCGTTGCGCGGCGACGACGGCGCGGGTTGGGC
This genomic window contains:
- a CDS encoding Ni/Fe hydrogenase subunit alpha produces the protein MGKQIVINPVTRIEGHSKITIQLNDKGQVGEAFFHVTQFRGFEKLCEGRPFHEMPSLTARICGICPVSHLIASAKACDQILAVRIPAPAFNLRRIMNLAQIVQSHALSFFHLSSPDLLFGMDADPAVRNIIGVAKKYPEIARDGIRLRQIGQQIIELLGGKRVHPAWIVPGGVNEPLSEANRDRILSMLPDGIEIITRTLDWFKKSMESHREEIRTFANFPSLFMALVKPDGSLETYDGNLQIVDAVGNVIHNQFDPCKYHEIIGEAVEPWTYLKFPYYKPQGYPKGIYRVGPLARLNVINHCGTPLADQEWAEFRAMERGAELSSFHYHYARLIEIAHGLQRMEEILNDSAILDKHVRAFAEPNNFEGIGVSEAPRGTLIHHYKVNEQGLIVWANMVIATGHNNLAMNRGVLQVAKHFVNKDKLMEGALNRVEAVIRCYDPCLSCSTHAAGQMPLHLELIDAEGNLLDEKKR